AACATCCGGGAGTGGACCGGTATCACCTCCGTTGAAAACCTGTTCCACCTGGTCAATGATAAAGAGAAATACAAGAAGCTGACGGCTAACCTTCAACTATGAAGAGGCActtaaagaagaagaagatgcTAAATGCAATTTTTGTACTAACGTCATTGAAATTTTGTAGCGATCTTTGCATCCCGTTATAAGCACATTGCGCGTACAGACGGGCGAGAGATTTAGTGTAATTGCAGTTCATGTAGACTACAGAGTGCAATAtgataaaatgtaagtaaaatgtgtgctaaaaatatattattaatatacatatcagggatgtattatttactgtcctactgctggacacgggcctcctctactactgagagggattaggtagtccaccacgctggtctactgcggattggtagacttcacacatccccaaaagtcctatagagaacttctcaggtttgcaggtttccttatgatgttttccttcaccgttaaagcaagtgataattcacaaagaatatacacatcattttagaaaagtcagagatgtgtacccttgggttttgaacctgcggacatttgtcttagcagtccgttccacactcaacgaAGTTATCGCCgctgaatatattaaatatgatattaatatcgACGACTGGATGACTAATAATTTCATCCTTATAACATTGAATAATAAAAGGCACATATACAttacacattttattgtttattttatgacatGGTAACTGTGACTAGACTTTGCTCGGGGCATATTCTTCCTTGATCAGTTCTAACTTATCTTGCTTCGTTGGAGCGACGTTGTTGAATGTTTCAAAGTTCACGGTGTTCATGTGGCATTGTGCTGCCACAGCGTTGTTCTCAAATTGGAAGGTGCAGTCGTTACCCAGTTTTTGAACTACACTTCTCACCAATAGGATGAGGTAAAATTGTAGCActgaaaaataagtattaaataatgaatttacaatgtaaataataacattaaaataaaaccattttaatgaaaactatttttcggattttaatattttagttttctccccacgtttcaaagactttgcagccttcatggtcacagggtggactgaggtgttggtcatccgcaaaatcaaagttacaatatctacctacattttacaaatatacattttttttaaattttagctgttaaaaatgttgtgtatttgtaaaagtcctccccgtgaccatgaaggctgcaaagtcttcgaaacatgaGGAGAATACTaagatattaaaaccgcgataaaatccgaaaaattgtttaattatgtctaacgttcgcgtaaatataagaaatcattaaaccaTTGTTCAGATTTGATCACGGCTTTGGAGCTGTAGCCTCTAGACAAAGTAGTAATCATTAATTCTTACCAGCATTCATGAACCCGATCGTCAAAGATAGTACAAGCCATATTTCACCAAGGAAAATGTATGCCGTCGCCATGAGATACAACATGTAGATGAAGTATAATGAGAAGGCTAAATTAGAAACgacaaatatgaatatttggTAGTATAAACATGATTTCATCAATCGTTCATGTTTCTGTaacaaaaaacagtttaaatCTTATTGCCTCGTAGACacaattttatagtatttggTATGCTGTAATAAGGCCTCCGGTTCAAACTCCGGCATGTCTAGTCATTTTGGGTTTATTCTTAGTGCTTGGACTGTGACCGGAAAGATAATAGGCCATCTATTTGAAtgactgcctcggcggcgtagttgtactgtttGCGCAGTACGGCagagctctgaggtcctgggttcgaatgccgggcaagcgaagtgatatttgggtttttctgctcagtatcagcccggtgtctggaattagtgcccatGTTGCGATAGGCtcactccctatcacatcacgacGGAACACtcatggcaaaaagtgggtcCCTTGGTTGctcctctgcataccccttcgaggataaatgcgtgatgcgtgtattattatcattatcatcagccccaagatgtccattgctgaacatgggccttctcatgatgtatgtaaattttaatgatgAGTGAAACCTATTATAAAACTAGTATGTTATGTTCCCCACTTGGAAATCGAAACCTCAACCTCTCAGTTCACAGCTCAACTCGCTAGACCAAGGCGACTGGAAATCAACAgcgataaataacaattaattgcGTCAAACATAAACGAACGTGTTGTGTTTCCTCGTTGCTTTTCAAGCGAAAATACATTCTAGGAATATAGTATTAAAGATAACTATGTTGTGAACGTCAATGTTATCAAACAATAACACGCCGCAACATACAGATGTATATAGAATGTACTGTGCATTGCATAAATATGGGCAGGAaattatgagaaataaaatgAGTGTGTGGTTAACACACAAAGAATATCTACATGGGCGCCGATAGGGGGATACAAGTAAATGCACATGCATCCTCCTGCCcagaaatatattacaaaaataaaagacactgaataaatctgcaacaatagGAACTATCGACTACagaggtttttttatgatatagcATTTTGAAAAACTcgcgcgatttgaatttgaaaaaaagacTTAACGAAATATCATGAAGTCTTTTcatgaaattcaaataatatagttcaaattcaaataatatagttcaaattcaaataatatagttcaaattcaaataatatagttcaaattcaaataatatagttcaaattcaaataatatagttcaaattcaaataatatagttcaaattcaaataatatagttcaaattcaaataatatagttcaaattcaaataatatagttcaaattcaaataatatagttcaaattcaaataatatagttcaaattcaaataatatagtgtctatataataatatagtgtaGTGTGTAGGTGTTGATGCGACCCCCAAAAAACAATCTTGGCGGCACCCTTGAATGTCTACATTACAGATCTAcagaaaagaaacaaatattggCCAGGCAGGAGCTTTGTCTCTTACTACTGAGTCGTTCATTGCTatacacattatttatataatctatGAGCAATTCAACAAATACTTCATTTTCGTAATTTTTAACGTTATATGATTCTCTATATTTTCGTTTCATTGGAAACGCTATCCTGTGACTATTTCTTCCTAAGGAGCCATcacattctatttatatttacatctgTTTCTGTTTTAGAATCCACCTCAgactaaaaaattatttaacataccTATATACTGGTATGCAAATTTGGAGTCTGTGACTAattgaaaaacccaatatcactttgcccggcccggggatcgaacccgagacttcagcactgcactAGTACCATAATACTTACGCCACCGACGACGCAGTCTAAAAGATTATATTTcgaatttatcatattttaaagttaacacCTTCTTGATTTAGGGGCAGTGTGTATGGACTGCGGACTGGGAAGTTGTAGGTTCGACTTTCAGGCCGGCcaagattattaaaaaacttGCTGGATATTGCATCCCTACATATATCGATCGTTATAACTAAGACAGCAGCAGACACcggcgcaattttttttatttattctttatatataatacaataagagttagaatactaatgcgatgttatacagacaaataagttgttaatttttttgttttgaccCCACATTGCAGTCTGTTacatacaaggtcattttgacattgcgttactaaataaaaccatattctTATCTTCATGAAAATAACACTTCACAATACTCGACTcgtagattttaaataaataagtgtttcgaacaaaataaatatcaataaaaagtattttttatgcgttctaatgtcactactactactctaagagaatttgtagCAAcggtaacatcacactttcaatcagaaatacactcacacgcccaccatatttttactatacttaaatgaactgctctaaacaataacaaaaaaacaattgtattttttttttctcctctctTTATCATGCACTGTAATCTTTACcttaactgattttaaaaagagctaaaccagagtttcttgcccgttcttcttagtgagaactgctttccgaactggtggtagagttaatattgacggaatctaaataatctataacattttaagtatcaagtaaatcatttcatttcatttcactagACTACAAATGATCGAAAAGTCAAAATagtaaaatcgatatttttgaTGAAAACTTTCGTCATTCATGGATTATTGGCACAACGTTACTAGAAGTAAAGACTagtaagtatgtggtttcattcattaacgcaatgtcaaaatgaccctgtataggtaAACATGCACTTATATGAAAATTGTATGAAAATCCTCACCTTATGTGCgcttactaaaaatataatactaaacacGGCATCCACAATCGTAACAGTAAGTATTATCGACTGTATTACGATTGTACTGGTATAGCTGTAATAACCTCGCTTTGACCTTTCTATGCTTTCATCTAAGAGTATGCACATCAGGCCTATGAATGCAATAGCTGccacctgaaacaaaaaaaaaacttattaacttATATGACTCTCAACCCGGGGTAAGGTAtagagaaataaaactattttttgtaatttatcgctgctttttaaccgacttcaaaaagggaggaggttttcaattcgacggtatttttttgtgtatttgttacgcgattactccgctatttgtggaccgattttcaaaatttgactccaaaattggtaactagtatataggtaatgttaaattatttttttagtttttgaaggcggtttttttttatgttataattttctcccgacatttcgaaaacttcgcagccttcatggtcacggagagGAATGAAATCcgggaaatagttttatttcaatgtctaacatgcACGTTAACATAACAAATGATTAACTACAGTGTACAAATTACGAAGGTTACCTGGTTAACCCCAGAATATGATTCGTAAAAATAAGTATAGACAATGGATATACGAACAAATAGGGACTATTTTACTTTGCCCATATACAAAAATTACAGTGTGACGGGCTTTTACAATATGCACAGTGGTATCTAgccatatataaaatatagcgtATCCGCCCACCAACAAACATTTAGTTCACTCATGTTACTACCGGGGTTCCGCCCACATATGCGGATCGGACTATGATCGTGCTATGAACGTATCAGGCACGGTAGAACACTAGAACAGCGATGGCGAGCCTTTATGAGGTTCCAGTgccattaatttttaataaaaatggccTGTAACGCGCCATCCAGGATCGGTTTTATCTATCTCTTTATGACCTGACTAcgggtttgttttatttgtctttTGTCGCGGTTTGGCATGTGGCtttacatctgatggtaagcgaagtgaaTTATTCGCGTGCTGGGATTATTATATCACGTGTTACCACTGGCACGTGTGCTATTCGTTCGCCATCCCTGTACTAGGACATATCAACAGGGTATCATACCCGAGCATAGCGGTTTGGAAACGTTTCCTGCCATGCTCGGAGCGTACCGGCACCGGCAAAATATTCTCACCGACAATAGGGTAATTtcctgtttgattttgtatattatttatgtgacagaaaaaaaatatgacaaagaAAATCTGTGCaatcatcaaaattggttgaaaaataaagcagttattcaattgaaatattgttgtgagcaaaagtgggaGCGTAGTGGAAATATCTCTCTATCTCTTCCTAACGCACGCAGCGTTATAGCCGGCGATACTTAGTGACGTCATAGTTTGCTATTTGATATTTGACAACTACATTTTCCGCAAACTTTCAAAGCTTTgtagattatttattatattattttaccgcAAAACTATACATAGCaatcatttttgataaataaagtagTCGACTACCCAATTATATTACTTGTTATCTATCATTTACTCATGAATTTCCTAACGTATATACGCAGAATCGGccctatattaatattgtatacataacAGGAAGATGCCTCAAATTATTTGCTTTGTGATTCATAATActcgcctcggtggcgtagttgtattacggtacgactgcagtgcttagatcttgggttcgattcctgagTCGGGtacagtgatattggatttttctgttcaGCATCAGCTCATAATCtagaatttgttcccgatatggcgaaaggctcgctTCCTATggcatcatggaacggaacacactcggcgggGTTAACCAGTTGCGTCTTTGTCTATCGGG
The nucleotide sequence above comes from Manduca sexta isolate Smith_Timp_Sample1 chromosome 11, JHU_Msex_v1.0, whole genome shotgun sequence. Encoded proteins:
- the LOC115449227 gene encoding uncharacterized protein LOC115449227 → MYCELPLLKRCCFCLPLRPGLIAWGYIKTVAAIAFIGLMCILLDESIERSKRGYYSYTSTIVIQSIILTVTIVDAVFSIIFLVSAHKKHERLMKSCLYYQIFIFVVSNLAFSLYFIYMLYLMATAYIFLGEIWLVLSLTIGFMNAVLQFYLILLVRSVVQKLGNDCTFQFENNAVAAQCHMNTVNFETFNNVAPTKQDKLELIKEEYAPSKV